Proteins from one Staphylococcus saprophyticus subsp. saprophyticus ATCC 15305 = NCTC 7292 genomic window:
- a CDS encoding ABC transporter permease, whose product MKQFIEQYGGQLISKTVEHFYISMIALLIAIVVAVPLGIILSKMKRTSNIVLTIAGVLQTIPTLAVLAVMIPIFGVGKLPAIVALFIYVLLPILNNTVLGVKNIDSNLKEAAISMGMTRFQLMKDVELPLALPLILGGIRLSSVYVISWATLASYVGAGGLGDFVFNGLNLYDPLMIVSAAVLVTALALIVDVLLSLVEKWAVPKGLKVSR is encoded by the coding sequence ATGAAACAATTCATAGAGCAATATGGTGGGCAACTGATTTCCAAAACAGTCGAACACTTTTATATCTCAATGATCGCTTTGTTAATTGCAATCGTAGTCGCAGTACCATTAGGTATTATACTATCCAAAATGAAAAGAACTTCAAACATTGTTCTCACAATTGCTGGTGTATTACAAACGATACCAACATTAGCAGTATTAGCTGTAATGATACCAATCTTTGGTGTTGGAAAATTACCGGCCATTGTCGCATTATTTATCTATGTACTACTACCAATATTAAATAACACAGTATTAGGTGTTAAGAATATTGATAGTAATCTTAAAGAAGCAGCAATCAGTATGGGGATGACACGCTTTCAATTAATGAAAGACGTTGAATTACCATTAGCTTTACCATTAATCTTGGGTGGTATTCGATTATCATCTGTTTATGTCATTAGTTGGGCAACACTTGCAAGTTATGTAGGTGCAGGTGGCTTAGGTGACTTTGTATTTAATGGATTGAACTTATATGACCCATTAATGATTGTGAGTGCAGCTGTATTAGTTACAGCATTAGCATTAATAGTGGATGTACTATTATCATTAGTAGAAAAATGGGCAGTACCCAAAGGATTAAAAGTATCCAGATAA
- a CDS encoding 3-hydroxyacyl-CoA dehydrogenase NAD-binding domain-containing protein, giving the protein MKFAVVGTGVIGSGWITRMLAHGHEVIATDPSEGAYERMLKQVKQNWPYAEQLGLAEGAAIDNLTFTPYLEEAVKDADHIQENVPEIESLKDQVLTEIDFYAKTDATIGSSTSGIMPSELQQNLQHPERLIVAHPFHPVYILPLVEIVPGKATTEATTLKAEEIYESIGMDVLHVRHEIEGHVADRLMEALWREALHIVNDGIATTEEVDKAFTHAAGLRYAQYGPFMTFHLAGGEGGMRHMLKQFGPALKKPWTKLVAPELTQDLYEEVVNGCESSSQGQTMAELDQKRNEFLVKVKQLAESYWPEDTPSMKKKTQQSVK; this is encoded by the coding sequence ATGAAGTTTGCAGTTGTAGGTACAGGCGTTATCGGAAGTGGATGGATTACTAGAATGTTAGCTCATGGGCATGAAGTCATTGCTACAGACCCAAGTGAAGGCGCATATGAAAGAATGTTAAAACAAGTGAAACAAAATTGGCCATATGCAGAACAATTAGGTTTAGCAGAAGGCGCTGCAATCGATAATTTAACATTTACACCTTATTTGGAAGAAGCGGTTAAAGATGCAGATCATATACAAGAAAATGTTCCAGAAATTGAATCTTTAAAAGATCAAGTGCTGACAGAAATTGATTTTTATGCGAAAACAGATGCAACGATTGGTTCGAGTACTTCTGGTATTATGCCATCAGAATTGCAACAAAATTTACAACATCCTGAGAGATTGATTGTAGCCCACCCATTTCATCCAGTTTATATTTTACCGCTCGTTGAAATCGTTCCTGGTAAAGCAACAACGGAAGCAACAACATTAAAAGCTGAAGAAATTTACGAAAGCATTGGTATGGATGTACTTCATGTTAGACATGAGATTGAAGGACATGTAGCAGATAGATTAATGGAAGCACTATGGAGAGAGGCATTGCACATTGTTAATGATGGTATAGCGACAACGGAAGAAGTTGATAAAGCATTTACACATGCTGCAGGTTTGCGCTATGCACAATATGGTCCATTCATGACTTTCCATTTGGCCGGTGGTGAAGGCGGTATGCGTCACATGCTGAAACAATTTGGTCCAGCTTTAAAAAAACCATGGACTAAATTAGTAGCACCAGAATTAACACAGGACCTGTATGAAGAAGTGGTCAATGGCTGTGAATCATCTTCTCAAGGACAAACAATGGCGGAACTTGACCAAAAACGTAATGAATTCTTAGTAAAAGTAAAACAACTTGCTGAGTCATATTGGCCAGAAGATACACCCTCTATGAAAAAGAAAACACAACAATCGGTGAAATAA
- a CDS encoding thioesterase family protein: MTNKLYEYKTHVNEAWVDHNGHMNDAEYNRVFSDATDAWLAFLGLDVQTIETLDYTVFTLENHVMYLKEIKVNEAITASVELFDYDAKRLHVFMTLSDEANDKCATYEVMLMGMNTKLHKPDAFPTDIQKAIDDYAQHASIKKQPKELGHLIGIKRK, encoded by the coding sequence ATGACAAACAAATTATATGAATACAAGACGCATGTAAATGAAGCTTGGGTCGACCATAATGGGCATATGAATGACGCAGAATATAATCGTGTATTTAGTGATGCAACGGATGCATGGCTCGCATTTTTAGGGTTAGATGTGCAAACAATTGAAACGTTGGACTACACTGTCTTTACTTTAGAAAACCACGTTATGTATTTAAAAGAAATTAAAGTAAATGAAGCGATTACTGCTTCAGTTGAGTTATTTGATTACGACGCCAAAAGATTACATGTGTTTATGACATTAAGTGATGAAGCAAATGATAAGTGTGCAACTTATGAGGTTATGTTAATGGGAATGAATACTAAATTGCATAAGCCTGATGCTTTTCCTACTGATATACAAAAAGCAATTGATGATTATGCACAACATGCTTCAATAAAAAAACAACCCAAAGAACTTGGACATCTTATTGGTATAAAACGTAAATAA
- a CDS encoding osmoprotectant ABC transporter substrate-binding protein, giving the protein MKKIKQYCIVLVLCLTVLSGCSLPGLGGNSSDDEVKITALATSESQIMSHMLRLLIEHDTEGKIKPSLINNLGSSTIQHNALVNGDANLSGARYNGTDLTGALNEDPIKDPKKAMKATQDGFQKKFDQTFFDSYGFANTYAFMVTKATAEKYNLETVSDLKAHSDKLKLGVDSSWLNREGDGYPGFTKAYGFDFNTVRPMQIGLVYDALNSNNLDVAVGYSTDGRIAAYDLKVLKDDKHFFPPYDASSVATNNLLKQHPELKPTIEKLHNKISTSEMQKLNYQADGEGQEPAVVAEKFLKAHNYFENDKKGGH; this is encoded by the coding sequence ATGAAAAAGATAAAACAGTATTGTATCGTGCTTGTACTGTGTCTGACGGTGTTATCTGGATGTAGTTTACCCGGTTTAGGTGGAAATAGCTCAGACGACGAGGTCAAAATCACAGCACTTGCAACGAGCGAGTCACAAATTATGTCTCATATGTTGAGACTATTAATAGAACATGATACAGAAGGAAAAATCAAACCATCATTAATTAACAACTTAGGATCGAGTACCATTCAACATAACGCACTCGTAAATGGTGATGCAAACTTATCAGGTGCCCGTTATAATGGTACGGATTTAACAGGTGCATTAAATGAAGATCCTATTAAAGATCCAAAAAAAGCTATGAAAGCGACACAAGATGGTTTCCAAAAGAAATTTGATCAAACATTTTTTGATTCATATGGATTTGCAAACACTTATGCATTTATGGTAACTAAAGCAACTGCTGAAAAATATAATTTAGAAACTGTGTCTGATTTAAAAGCGCATAGCGATAAATTGAAACTAGGTGTCGATAGTTCATGGTTAAACCGTGAAGGCGATGGTTATCCAGGATTTACGAAAGCATATGGCTTTGATTTTAATACAGTACGACCAATGCAAATCGGATTAGTATATGATGCATTGAATTCGAATAATTTAGATGTAGCAGTCGGGTATTCAACGGATGGTCGAATTGCCGCATATGATTTAAAAGTATTGAAAGATGACAAACATTTCTTCCCACCTTATGACGCAAGTTCAGTGGCGACAAATAATTTATTAAAACAGCATCCAGAATTAAAACCAACAATAGAAAAATTACACAATAAAATTTCAACGAGTGAAATGCAGAAACTTAATTATCAAGCTGATGGTGAAGGTCAAGAGCCTGCAGTCGTCGCTGAAAAATTCTTAAAAGCACATAACTATTTTGAAAATGATAAGAAAGGTGGTCATTAG
- a CDS encoding betaine/proline/choline family ABC transporter ATP-binding protein (Members of the family are the ATP-binding subunit of ABC transporters for substrates such as betaine, L-proline or other amino acids, choline, carnitine, etc. The substrate specificity is best determined from the substrate-binding subunit, rather than this subunit, as it interacts with the permease subunit and not with substrate directly.), with the protein MLSIKNLSKVYGGGKKAVDNISLEIEAGEFIAFIGTSGSGKTTALRMINRMIEATEGQIAINGKDVRKMNPVELRRKIGYVIQQIGLMPHMTIRENIVLVPKLLKWSQEKKEKKAKELIKLVDLPEEFLDRYPSQLSGGQQQRIGVVRALAAEQDIILMDEPFGALDPITRDTLQDLVKELQQKLGKTFIFVTHDMDEAIKLADKICIMSEGRVIQFDTPDNILRHPENDFVRDFIGQNRLIQDRPNMRTVKDAMIKPVTVHADSSLNEAVKIMRDRRVDTIFVVGNNRRLLGYLDIEDINQGLRGNKELIDTMQRDIYRVRIDSKLQDSVRTILKRNVRNVPVVDSDEETLIGLVTRANLVDIVYDSIWGETDEDDDATQDAIVEPDNVGADK; encoded by the coding sequence ATGTTAAGTATTAAAAACTTATCTAAAGTCTATGGTGGAGGAAAGAAAGCTGTAGATAATATTTCACTTGAGATTGAAGCCGGTGAATTTATTGCATTTATAGGGACAAGTGGTAGTGGTAAAACAACTGCTTTAAGAATGATCAATAGAATGATTGAAGCAACTGAAGGGCAAATAGCTATAAATGGCAAAGATGTTCGCAAAATGAACCCAGTTGAGCTACGTAGAAAAATTGGGTATGTGATACAACAAATTGGATTGATGCCACATATGACGATTAGAGAAAATATCGTATTAGTACCTAAACTTTTAAAATGGTCTCAAGAAAAGAAAGAGAAAAAAGCTAAAGAACTGATAAAATTAGTGGATTTACCAGAAGAATTTTTAGATAGATATCCTTCGCAGCTCTCAGGAGGACAACAGCAACGTATCGGTGTTGTGCGTGCGTTAGCAGCAGAACAAGATATCATTTTAATGGATGAACCATTTGGCGCGTTAGATCCAATTACGAGAGATACGTTGCAAGACTTGGTTAAAGAACTACAACAAAAGTTAGGTAAGACCTTCATTTTCGTTACACATGATATGGATGAAGCTATTAAACTGGCAGATAAAATTTGCATTATGTCTGAGGGACGTGTCATACAATTTGATACGCCAGACAATATTTTAAGACATCCTGAAAACGATTTCGTAAGAGACTTTATTGGTCAAAATAGATTGATTCAAGATAGACCTAACATGCGTACAGTTAAAGATGCGATGATTAAACCTGTAACAGTTCATGCGGATAGCTCATTAAATGAAGCAGTTAAGATTATGAGAGATCGTCGTGTTGATACCATCTTTGTTGTGGGTAACAATCGTAGATTACTTGGATATTTAGATATTGAAGATATCAATCAAGGTTTACGTGGAAATAAAGAACTGATTGATACAATGCAACGCGATATCTATCGCGTAAGAATAGACAGTAAATTACAAGATTCAGTTCGTACAATATTGAAAAGAAATGTAAGAAACGTACCTGTAGTGGATAGTGATGAAGAAACGTTAATTGGATTGGTTACGAGAGCAAACTTAGTAGATATCGTGTATGACAGTATCTGGGGAGAAACAGATGAAGACGATGATGCTACACAAGACGCAATTGTTGAGCCCGATAATGTAGGAGCTGATAAGTAA
- a CDS encoding ABC transporter ATP-binding protein has translation MLELKNITYKIDNRDIINDINLKIEAGDTIAIVGPSGSGKSTLLRLISNLISPTKGELYLNDKPYEQINPEQLRMNVSYLLQESDLFDRTIGENLAFPAEVRQDKFDRKQAKRLLKTVGLGHYNFNTRVEHLSGGERQRITIARQLMYTPKVLLLDEATSALDVHNSEKIESLIFKLADEGVAILWITHSNDQSNRHFKKKIRIVDGKIDKEERLS, from the coding sequence ATGTTAGAACTAAAAAACATAACATATAAGATAGATAACCGGGATATTATCAATGATATAAATTTAAAAATTGAGGCAGGCGATACGATAGCAATTGTAGGGCCTTCCGGAAGTGGTAAAAGTACATTGTTGCGTTTGATTAGTAATTTGATTAGCCCAACAAAAGGAGAACTATATTTAAATGATAAGCCTTACGAACAAATAAACCCAGAACAACTACGTATGAATGTAAGTTATCTATTACAAGAAAGTGATTTATTTGATAGAACTATCGGAGAAAATCTAGCTTTTCCAGCAGAAGTTAGACAAGATAAATTCGATCGTAAACAAGCTAAACGTTTATTGAAAACAGTAGGTTTAGGTCATTATAATTTTAATACACGTGTTGAACATTTATCCGGTGGTGAAAGACAACGTATTACGATAGCGAGACAACTCATGTACACACCAAAGGTATTGCTTCTAGATGAAGCGACAAGTGCTTTGGATGTGCATAATAGTGAAAAAATAGAATCCTTAATCTTTAAATTGGCTGATGAAGGCGTTGCTATTTTATGGATTACACATAGTAATGATCAAAGTAATAGACATTTTAAAAAGAAAATTAGAATTGTGGATGGCAAAATCGATAAGGAGGAGCGTTTATCATGA
- a CDS encoding ABC transporter permease yields the protein MSTTALALTGLLLLFPIIVSYKEKLHIIKDLLIATVRAIIQLIILGFLLHFIFGVNQTWLLIVFVLVIIINASWNTISRASPVMHHVFWISFVAIFVGVALPLVGVVLTGAIEFKPNEVIPIAGMLGSNGLIAINLAYQNLDREFVKEMSQIESKLALGANPKLSSKETIRNSVKTAIVPTIDSVKTYGIVSIPGMMTGLIIGGVEPLQAVKFQLMVVFIHTTATIMSALIATYLSYKQFFNHRDQLISRHLNQEDA from the coding sequence ATGAGTACAACTGCACTAGCATTAACGGGTCTCCTCTTACTTTTTCCGATTATTGTTTCTTACAAAGAAAAATTACATATTATTAAAGATTTATTAATTGCGACGGTTAGAGCAATTATTCAATTAATTATTCTCGGCTTTCTATTGCATTTTATATTTGGTGTGAATCAAACATGGCTATTAATCGTATTTGTACTAGTCATTATTATTAATGCTTCGTGGAATACAATTAGTAGAGCATCTCCAGTAATGCATCATGTATTTTGGATTTCGTTTGTTGCCATTTTTGTTGGTGTAGCGTTACCTCTAGTTGGTGTCGTTTTAACAGGGGCGATAGAGTTTAAGCCTAATGAAGTGATACCGATTGCAGGTATGCTAGGTAGTAATGGTTTAATTGCTATAAATTTAGCCTATCAAAATTTAGATAGAGAATTTGTGAAAGAAATGAGCCAAATTGAATCTAAGTTAGCACTTGGTGCGAATCCCAAATTATCTTCTAAAGAAACGATACGTAATAGTGTGAAAACGGCGATTGTACCAACAATTGATTCCGTTAAAACGTATGGTATTGTTTCGATACCAGGTATGATGACCGGCTTAATTATTGGAGGCGTAGAGCCGTTACAAGCTGTTAAATTTCAATTAATGGTTGTCTTTATTCACACAACTGCGACGATTATGTCTGCGCTTATTGCGACTTATTTAAGTTATAAACAATTCTTTAATCACCGCGATCAACTGATAAGTAGACATTTAAACCAAGAAGACGCATAA
- a CDS encoding TetR/AcrR family transcriptional regulator: MPRVSKRIQLLQAAAAIVDEQGSEYLTLDAVAKKAGVSKGGLLYHFKNKFALIQGLVDHADELYRENVNGHVHADKQDQGKWARAFIEATRSHRSENGSITSGMLAAQGINSNLLLPLQDTYKEWQTNIENDGLDKVDATIIRLAVDGLWLSEIFGLDGLDENMREQVLNRLTEYTHPNKNQESNG; the protein is encoded by the coding sequence ATGCCGAGAGTTTCCAAGAGGATACAATTACTACAAGCTGCTGCAGCAATTGTAGATGAGCAAGGTAGTGAATATTTAACGCTAGATGCCGTTGCCAAAAAGGCAGGTGTCAGTAAAGGTGGGCTATTGTATCACTTTAAAAACAAGTTTGCATTAATTCAAGGTCTTGTTGATCATGCCGATGAATTATATAGAGAAAATGTGAATGGACATGTACATGCAGATAAACAAGACCAAGGGAAATGGGCACGGGCGTTTATTGAAGCGACGAGATCTCATCGTTCAGAAAATGGATCGATTACCTCAGGAATGCTTGCTGCACAAGGTATTAATAGCAATTTGTTATTACCTTTACAGGACACTTATAAAGAGTGGCAAACTAATATTGAAAATGATGGATTAGACAAAGTAGACGCTACAATTATTCGTCTGGCAGTGGATGGTTTGTGGCTTTCAGAAATATTTGGACTAGATGGACTTGATGAAAACATGAGAGAACAAGTTTTGAATAGATTAACCGAATATACGCACCCCAATAAAAATCAAGAAAGCAATGGCTAA
- a CDS encoding 3-keto-5-aminohexanoate cleavage protein codes for MKKVMLTAALTGAGDTTAKNKCVPVTPQEIAESAIKCARAGATVAHIHARDPETGGISHDVEFFKEAVRLIRAADEDIIINITSGGGGDFIPNLEDPYLAAEGSDIQTPEERHEPIGSLLPEMCTLDCGSVNMGDTVYLSPTDWLRKQAQLVKEAGVKPELECFDSGHISFAKQLISEGLIDGEPMFQFCLGIPWGAENDPETIEYFKTRIPEHAHWSAFGIGRMQFPTVEEAAKRGGNVRVGLEDNLYLAKGVKATNEQLVEKAVEILNGLDIEPMTPAEARKKYQLRDPQGGA; via the coding sequence ATGAAAAAAGTGATGCTAACAGCAGCTTTAACAGGTGCTGGAGATACTACAGCAAAGAATAAGTGTGTTCCTGTAACACCTCAAGAGATTGCTGAATCAGCAATAAAATGTGCAAGAGCAGGCGCGACAGTTGCACATATTCATGCGAGAGATCCAGAGACAGGTGGTATTAGCCACGATGTTGAATTTTTCAAAGAAGCCGTACGACTTATTAGAGCTGCAGATGAAGATATTATTATAAATATTACGTCAGGTGGTGGCGGAGATTTTATTCCAAACCTTGAAGATCCATATCTCGCTGCAGAAGGATCTGATATACAAACACCAGAAGAAAGACATGAACCGATAGGCAGCTTACTACCTGAAATGTGTACTTTAGATTGTGGTAGTGTCAACATGGGAGATACAGTTTATTTAAGTCCAACTGATTGGTTAAGAAAACAAGCTCAACTTGTAAAAGAGGCTGGTGTTAAGCCTGAATTAGAGTGCTTTGACAGTGGTCATATTTCATTCGCTAAGCAATTAATCAGTGAAGGATTAATTGATGGTGAACCAATGTTCCAATTTTGTTTAGGTATACCTTGGGGAGCTGAAAATGATCCAGAAACGATAGAATACTTTAAAACGCGTATACCGGAGCATGCCCACTGGTCAGCATTTGGTATTGGAAGAATGCAATTTCCAACGGTTGAAGAAGCAGCAAAGCGTGGCGGCAACGTTCGTGTTGGATTAGAAGACAATTTATATTTAGCCAAAGGTGTTAAGGCAACAAATGAGCAATTAGTTGAAAAAGCTGTCGAAATATTGAACGGATTAGATATAGAACCAATGACCCCGGCAGAAGCACGTAAAAAATATCAATTAAGAGATCCACAAGGAGGAGCATAA
- a CDS encoding APC family permease, producing the protein MQQATNLKKVLGFTDVMGIAIGQIIGAGVMSLTGIGIQMTGSGITPAFILSAIITLLTMFPIAILGSTLPTTGGMYQYTSRLLSPKIGIFWLLLFIFLQVTLSLYALSFAQYLEGLLPGIPVRLVAFALLTILFIVNIIGIKSASIIGNLMVVILIIALSCFIIFGLPHVDFGVFNMHAMLPDGFTGFFTAVGLVSFATGGAQVVAELGGEMKNPKRDIPIVIIIATIFVGLLYAFIASIAVGVLPIPEVAGRPLTSVAQEVLPTPVFIFFMVGGAMFALATTLNSTFTWVTKSLLVAIHDGYLPKRLGSVNKRFGTPHWLLLLFYIIGALPIITGMSLNVVAQLGTGISLIVFAFPALASTQLPKKYPDAYKQSPFKVPYPILVTMAIIAIIVLLYQSYLLISDLKIGYIIGTLIYILLSAIIAQVSNKKNKIALSDIHFNTAQSIEKSTL; encoded by the coding sequence ATGCAACAAGCAACAAACTTAAAAAAAGTATTAGGCTTTACGGATGTAATGGGTATTGCTATAGGTCAAATTATCGGTGCTGGCGTCATGTCGCTAACAGGCATTGGCATACAAATGACCGGAAGTGGTATCACACCCGCATTTATCTTATCCGCAATCATTACATTACTAACGATGTTCCCAATTGCCATATTAGGATCCACATTACCTACGACTGGTGGTATGTATCAGTATACAAGTCGTTTATTGTCCCCTAAAATCGGGATATTTTGGTTATTATTATTCATCTTTTTACAGGTTACATTATCTTTATATGCTTTATCATTCGCACAATACTTAGAAGGACTCTTACCAGGTATTCCTGTTAGACTTGTTGCTTTTGCCTTACTTACCATTTTATTTATTGTTAATATCATTGGTATTAAGTCAGCATCTATCATTGGTAATTTAATGGTTGTCATTCTAATTATTGCTTTGTCTTGTTTTATCATTTTCGGTCTGCCACATGTGGATTTTGGTGTTTTTAATATGCATGCCATGCTTCCGGATGGATTCACAGGATTCTTTACTGCCGTTGGGCTTGTTTCGTTTGCAACTGGTGGCGCGCAAGTTGTTGCTGAACTAGGTGGAGAAATGAAAAATCCAAAAAGAGATATTCCAATAGTCATTATCATTGCAACTATATTTGTAGGTTTGTTATACGCTTTTATCGCTTCTATTGCTGTAGGGGTACTACCAATTCCAGAGGTTGCTGGCAGACCATTAACGAGTGTTGCGCAAGAAGTCTTGCCGACCCCAGTATTCATCTTCTTCATGGTTGGGGGCGCAATGTTCGCATTAGCGACTACACTCAATTCAACGTTTACTTGGGTAACTAAAAGTTTATTAGTTGCAATACACGATGGTTATTTACCTAAACGTTTAGGTAGTGTGAACAAACGATTTGGTACACCTCATTGGCTTTTATTACTTTTCTACATTATTGGTGCATTACCTATTATTACAGGTATGTCACTAAATGTTGTAGCACAGTTAGGTACTGGGATTTCATTAATTGTTTTTGCTTTTCCAGCTTTAGCTTCTACGCAACTACCCAAAAAATATCCAGATGCTTATAAGCAATCGCCATTTAAAGTACCCTATCCAATACTTGTAACGATGGCAATCATTGCTATTATTGTGCTATTGTATCAATCTTATTTATTAATTTCTGATTTAAAAATAGGTTATATTATTGGTACATTAATTTATATTTTACTTTCCGCTATTATTGCGCAAGTTTCTAATAAGAAAAATAAAATTGCACTTAGCGATATTCATTTTAATACAGCCCAATCAATAGAAAAATCAACTTTATAA
- a CDS encoding MFS transporter, which produces MSIMRIATFILSIFIVGMVEMMVAGIMNLMSIDLHVSEAIIGQLVTLYAITFAIAGPILVKITNRFSPRPVLLYALLVFIVGNMIIAFAPNFSILVFGRIISSAAAALIVVKILALTALLTAPQHRGKMIGIVYSGFSGANVLGVPIGTIIGDLVGWRYTFLFIVFVSVLVGILMYFYVPQPQYQTVNTESSTKQRESNYSKILRPGEVAKFLAITFLLLVANSVTFIYINPLMLSSGHDLSFVSIVLLINGVAGVIGTSMGGFLSDKLTSKRWLTIATIIFITMMLLLNLFLSVTGVLLMIIFIWNIMQWSTNPAVQSGIIEHVEGDTSQVMSWNMSSLNAGIGIGGIVGGLVVSKIDVLATTYFTAAIAFVAFILIISLKQMTKFNRA; this is translated from the coding sequence ATGTCGATTATGAGAATTGCCACCTTTATTTTGAGTATCTTTATCGTAGGTATGGTTGAAATGATGGTTGCAGGGATTATGAATTTGATGAGCATTGACTTGCATGTTTCGGAAGCGATTATTGGACAGTTAGTGACGCTTTATGCCATCACATTTGCCATTGCAGGACCTATATTAGTGAAAATAACGAATCGGTTTTCTCCAAGACCTGTATTATTATATGCATTGCTTGTTTTTATTGTCGGAAATATGATCATTGCTTTTGCACCTAATTTTTCTATTTTAGTATTTGGACGCATCATATCATCTGCAGCAGCAGCACTTATCGTGGTTAAAATATTAGCGCTAACAGCTTTATTAACTGCGCCACAACATCGAGGGAAAATGATAGGTATTGTTTATTCAGGCTTTAGTGGCGCAAATGTACTTGGTGTACCAATTGGGACAATTATCGGTGACTTAGTTGGATGGAGATATACATTCTTATTTATTGTCTTTGTAAGTGTGTTAGTAGGTATATTGATGTATTTCTATGTACCACAACCTCAATATCAAACGGTAAATACAGAGTCTAGTACTAAGCAGCGTGAAAGTAATTATTCTAAAATACTTAGACCAGGAGAAGTCGCTAAGTTTTTAGCTATCACATTCTTATTGCTAGTTGCAAATTCTGTGACATTTATTTATATTAATCCACTTATGTTATCAAGTGGTCATGACTTATCCTTCGTATCGATTGTATTATTAATCAATGGTGTTGCAGGTGTTATTGGAACATCGATGGGTGGGTTCCTTTCAGATAAATTGACGAGTAAACGTTGGCTAACGATTGCCACTATTATATTTATCACGATGATGTTACTGTTGAATTTATTCTTATCAGTGACAGGCGTATTATTAATGATTATCTTCATATGGAATATCATGCAATGGAGTACAAATCCAGCTGTTCAAAGTGGTATTATAGAACATGTTGAAGGTGATACAAGCCAAGTGATGAGTTGGAATATGTCTAGTTTAAATGCGGGTATCGGCATTGGTGGTATTGTCGGTGGTCTAGTTGTTTCTAAAATAGATGTTTTAGCAACTACGTACTTCACTGCAGCCATCGCATTCGTAGCTTTTATTTTAATCATTAGTCTAAAGCAAATGACTAAATTTAATAGAGCCTAA